TGCCAGAATATTGCGTTATCACATCATTCGATTCGTTCATGCTGGGAACACGATGAAACTGCTGCAACTGCGTTATGTGCTGGAAGTTCACAGGCACGGCAACCACATCTCCAACACCGCCGAGGCCTTGCACACGTCGCAGCCCGGCATCAGCAAGCACATCCAGCAGATCGAGGCCGAGCTGGGGTTCGAGATCTTTGCCCGCAAGCGCAACCGCATCGTCGGCCTGACGGAAGCCGGCCGCGAAGTGGTGACGATCGCCAAACGCGTCATCGGCGACATCGACAACCTCAAGCGCCTGGGCGAAGAAATTTCGGCGCGCGACACGGGCAGCCTGTCCATCGCCACCACCCACACGCAGGCGCGCTACGTGCTGCCCAAGGTGATCGAGCGCTTCATCCAGCGCCACCCCAACGTGCGGCTCCACCTGCGCCAAGGCAACCCGACGCAGATCTGCGAAATGGTGGAATCCGGCGAGACCGATATCGCCATCGGCACCGAGACCATGCGCAAGTTTCCGGC
The sequence above is a segment of the Hydrogenophaga sp. BPS33 genome. Coding sequences within it:
- a CDS encoding CysB family HTH-type transcriptional regulator; its protein translation is MKLLQLRYVLEVHRHGNHISNTAEALHTSQPGISKHIQQIEAELGFEIFARKRNRIVGLTEAGREVVTIAKRVIGDIDNLKRLGEEISARDTGSLSIATTHTQARYVLPKVIERFIQRHPNVRLHLRQGNPTQICEMVESGETDIAIGTETMRKFPALVRLECFELERIVIVKAGHPLLKIRKPTLHDVAAYPIITHDPAFSGRWKVMEAFQKVGIEPNIVFGAVDADVSKTYVELGMGIAVMTAISYDRRKDQGLRAIDASHLFKSSMLSISLRANSYLRNHTYDFLRMFTPRLTKDYVRDALEQQAETTR